One Salmo salar chromosome ssa01, Ssal_v3.1, whole genome shotgun sequence DNA window includes the following coding sequences:
- the LOC106610932 gene encoding oligodendrocyte transcription factor 3-like translates to MHSDSSSSRSSSPDMDGMYLRDHLSSVSSAQNELLQKMTSEHLSRHGEKTSSGGSKYKLKKQVTEQEIQHLRLKINGRERKRMHDLNLAMDGLREVMPYAHGPSVRKLSKIATLLLARNYILMLNSSMDEMKRLVGEIYGGHHSAFHCGTVSGHSGNPAHQVHPLLGSALSSSTSSTLTTTLPGLTSIRAPHSLMKSAPAHPLQLGSGFQHWAGLPCPCPICQVPPPPHIPISSAGLTRLTNGNKDVMK, encoded by the coding sequence ATGCATTCCGACTCCAGCTCGAGCAGATCTTCCTCACCAGACATGGATGGGATGTATCTCAGAGACCACCTCAGTTCAGTGTCCTCGGCGCAGAACGAACTCCTCCAGAAGATGACGAGCGAGCACCTTTCCAGGCACGGGGAAAAGACGTCATCTGGCGGGAGCAAGTACAAACTCAAGAAGCAGGTGACCGAGCAAGAGATTCAGCATCTAAGGCTGAAAATCAACGGACGGGAGCGCAAGAGGATGCACGACTTGAACCTGGCGATGGACGGCCTCCGGGAAGTTATGCCTTACGCACACGGCCCGTCTGTGAGAAAGCTGTCGAAGATTGCCACTCTCCTGCTCGCCAGAAACTACATCCTGATGCTCAACAGCTCCATGGACGAGATGAAAAGGCTGGTTGGAGAAATCTACGGCGGACATCATTCTGCGTTCCACTGCGGGACAGTGAGCGGGCACTCTGGCAACCCGGCGCATCAGGTGCATCCGCTGCTCGGGAGCGCGCTGTCCTCGTCCACATCCTCTACCCTCACCACCACTTTACCTGGACTTACCTCCATCCGAGCGCCTCACTCCTTAATGAAGAGTGCCCCTGCACACCCTCTTCAGCTCGGCAGCGGCTTCCAACACTGGGCAGGTTTACCATGCCCGTGCCCCATATGCCAAGTACCTCCACCCCCTCATATTCCTATCAGTTCAGCGGGACTGACGAGACTTACGAACGGAAACAAGGATGTGATGAAGTAA